A stretch of DNA from Phormidium ambiguum IAM M-71:
TCTCATGCTGCATTTTGAGTATTCTTCACTGATTGATGCACCCGTAGAAGTTGTCTGGAACTTTCACGAAAGACCGGACATTTTACAAATTCTCACTCCCCCTTGGCAACCTGTAGAAATAGTCAGGCGAGAGGGAGGTTTAGATGTGGGGGCAGTAACGGAATTTCGCATTTTATTGGGATTGTTTCCTGTAAAATGGGTAGCACGTCACATTGAATGCGAAAAAAATCGCTTGTTTACAGATAGACAAATTAGTGGTCCGATGGAAAGTTGGGTACATCGACATTTATTTACAGAAGACAATGGAAAAACTCGACTTATCGATCGAATTGATTATGAATTACCTGGTGGATTTATAGCTGAATTACTTTTAGAATGGTGGGTAAAAGCACGATTGACTGATATGTTTCGCTATCGTCATGAAGTAACCAAACGAGAATGTGAAAAGTAATTAATCTCTTTTATTAATTGTAGCGGAAAAAGTTTACACCGAAAATGCAAACAACAGCAGAATATTATTGTGCATACTGTGGCGAACCGAATTTAACATTTGTTGATTTGAGTGCGGGTGGACAGCAGACTTACACGGAAGATTGCCAAGTTTGCTGTCATCCAAATATTTTATATGTGCGAGTAGACGAAGAAAGTTTGGATGTGGAAATTGATACGGAATATGAAGAATAAAAATTTATTGTTGTTGCTCTGGAATTCGATCGTACCACTTTGTATTTACCCTAAGAATTTAAAATTGGGTAAATTTTAGGAGAGAGAAAGGGAAAAGGGAAGAACACCCAATTTGGAAGGGCATCCTTAATGGGTGCCTTTTTCCATTTATTTTTTCAGTTTGTAGTAGGGATTGATATCATGTCCAGCTGCATCGATATTGTATGGTAGGGGCAGGTTTAGCCAAAATTCTTGATTTTCACAAACAATATCTGGACAAAACCCGCCCCGACAATTTGGCAATATATACTACTGATTTTGCCGGACATGATGTGAGAAAATTTCCGTAAATTTGCGGAAAGAGTTTTGGGTAAGTTGAATAATATATTAGTGAGCAATCAAATAAGAAAGCTCAACCATTAATCTCTGAAAATAATCACTAAATCATCCTGAAATAAAGGTAAAAAAGATTTATGGAAATTAAATTTATCAATACTAAGGTATTAAAGTTATCTTTGGTTAGTGCCAGCACTTTGTTATTTTTAGTTCCAAGTTTGGGCGCAACTGCACTAACAAGAAATCTCAACGATTCTGCGAAAGATACATCGCAAATTAGAGATTCTTCCTTAGTCGCCCAGGCAAATTGTCCGTCTCGTCGTTCCAGAGTCGATCGCACTTTTGAAACTCCCAATTATTACGTAACTATTTGTTCAGGAGATGGGCGGAATTCTTTAGGCTATTATATTGGGGCAGCTAAAGATGGTAGTGGTGGAATTACTGTACCTTTAACGCGCAGAAGTGGCGATCGATATATTGCAGCTAACGGAGACACCATTTATGCCGTAACTCCTTACGAATTAAGAGTTAGTCGAAATGGCAGAACAATTTTAAATGAAAGAATTTTAGCTGTTAGCGGCGATGACACTTTTTCTGCTAGAGGTTGTCGGAATCGAGAAAGTACTTTTGTAACAGCAGAAACAGCAAGTTATGTAATATCAATTTGCGGTGGCGATCTTCCCGGTAGTTATGTTGGGGAGTCTAAAACTGGTAGTGGCAGAATCAGATTGCCTTTGCAAAGGTATGGACGCGATCGCTATGTCGCTGTTAATGGCAATACCCGTTATATTCTGACTCGCAACGAATTAAGAGTTACCCAAAACGGTGAAACGATCCTCAGAGAAACCGTGCGTAACTGGAATTAATTTTTCATCTAACAACTCTCCGAAATTAAACCCCGGTTCTTTTAAGAAACCGGGTTTCTTTTGTACAGTTTATGTAACTGCCACCTGCTAAATTTTACTGGAGAAGACGAGAATTACGCGGGCATTTTACTTCCTTTTCAGTTACTTCACCAGGCATGGGTATATCTCCAGCTTTGTATGTTTCACATACTATTGCTTGCGAAATTTTCTTTCCAGGATTATTTGGATCTTCTACCAAACGAACAACTCCTGTGTAGTTTTTCAGTTTTTTATTTATTTGCGTAGCATCAGCAAAGGTATTGACTCCCTCTTTACCAATTGGTGAAATTGAATATTTGTAATTAGAGGTTTGAGTTTTAATGCCAACTGCTAAGCTTGCCCATCCTTCGGGGGTGTTTTCTGTGACAAATTTAGCATTATCTGTGTAATAAGCTTGCTGCGCTTTATTGATGGAGCTAACATACTGTTTGCCTTCTGCTTGCTTGCCTTTGTTGATATTCCTGGGATTACTAGGCATATAACCACTTATAAAATCTAATACAAATATAGAAAACCCTACCACAAGTATCAAAGTAGAAATCAGCTGAAAATCGTTAAAGCCTTTTTCACAATTCTGATTCAAAATAAATAGCAACCACTTAACGCGAAGTTCAATATTCATAGTTAACCTCTAATAGGGTAGGGGGAAGTGAAACTTTCCTTTCCTGGGATATTTCCTATTAAACTAGGTAACTATTTGAGTTATTGACTGACTTATTTGAGATCTCATCGACTTCTCATTGACTTTTAACTCAGAAACCCGGCTTCTTAAAGAAACCGGATTTTTTAGAAGTTTGATTTACTCTCAAGCGAGAAGCACAAAATCTTGTTCAGTAATCAAATTAGCAGAAATTCCATTCAAAGTTGCTAACAATTCATTGTTGCTAGTCAACCGGATTAATGTGTTACTTTCACTTTGGACAATGCTAAGTTGTTGGAAAGTTAAATCATCAGACAAAACTAGAAAATCTACCCCATCTTGAAAGTCTGTAATGACATCACTACCTTGACCAACAGCTAACAAAAATCGATCGCTACCGTTGCCACCAATAAGTATGTCATTACCTAAATCACCTGTTAATAAGTCATTTCCATCCCCACCAATTAAGGTGTCATTTCCTTGACCACCATAAAGGGTATCATTTCCCGTTTCCCCATTAATCCAATCTGCACCTTGATTGCCAAAAACTAAATCATTGCCATCGCCACCGCAAATATAATCATCATCGCTGGCAGAAGTTTCGCCACCATTTCCACCAAAAATAGTGTCGTTGTCATCATCACCGCACAAACTATCATTGCCAAAGTCGCCATACAAAAGATCTTCTCCGACACCACCGCAAACTATGTCATCGTCTTGTCCTGCGTGTACGGTGTCGTTACCTTCTTCTCCAAAAATTGTGTCATTACCTGTGTTGCCATGAAGCAAATCATCACCGCTACCTCCGAACATTAAGTCGTTGTCGCTATTCCCGGAAGCATTGCTGCCACCCCCAAATATGCTGTCGTTCCCTCTGTCGCCAGCTAGGGTATCATTGCCGATATCACCCAGTAACAAGTCGTTATCTTGACCCCCGCGAACGAAGTCATTACCTTGACCTCCGTAGACAGTAT
This window harbors:
- a CDS encoding type IV pilin-like G/H family protein, translated to MNIELRVKWLLFILNQNCEKGFNDFQLISTLILVVGFSIFVLDFISGYMPSNPRNINKGKQAEGKQYVSSINKAQQAYYTDNAKFVTENTPEGWASLAVGIKTQTSNYKYSISPIGKEGVNTFADATQINKKLKNYTGVVRLVEDPNNPGKKISQAIVCETYKAGDIPMPGEVTEKEVKCPRNSRLLQ
- a CDS encoding CPXCG motif-containing cysteine-rich protein; amino-acid sequence: MQTTAEYYCAYCGEPNLTFVDLSAGGQQTYTEDCQVCCHPNILYVRVDEESLDVEIDTEYEE
- a CDS encoding SRPBCC family protein, producing the protein MLHFEYSSLIDAPVEVVWNFHERPDILQILTPPWQPVEIVRREGGLDVGAVTEFRILLGLFPVKWVARHIECEKNRLFTDRQISGPMESWVHRHLFTEDNGKTRLIDRIDYELPGGFIAELLLEWWVKARLTDMFRYRHEVTKRECEK